CAAGAACTGATTCGCCAATCTTAATGACTAATAAAACCACAGTTTAACATTAAAAAACACAGCATATATTTGTTGACCATGGTAATCTACAAGGTGTACTGATTCGTAATTAATGGCAGTAAGAAGCATAATAAAAGCAATAGTGGAAAACATATAGCGGTTACCCGAGGCCACCCCACTTCAAAGAAGTCAGGGAAAAGTAAATCCCCAGTAGAGATACAAGCAGTGCCATTGCCAAAGGAGTATCCAATGTACTCTGACATTGAAAACAAGTAAAAGTCAAAtgctgaaataatttatttataaagcaGAAGGAAAGATTTATAGGCATAAATCTAAATTCtagaaagcaaataaaaaataattttttttaaagacaaCACTAACACACTAGCAATACTAAACGGTCATTGAAAAAGTCAAAAACTAAATGGAATCATGCATTTTgtgagataatataaatatcacataaaCATACAGGAAAAGTTGATTGGACAACAGTAACCTGGCAACGCTAACCCAGAGAAACAGAATATTATAGATAAGACAGTATGTTTTACTGCTAGCAGGTTCATTTTAGCAACACATGCAACAAAGATGATCTacaattacaagaataaaaGCATGATGTACGAGGCCCGTGATTAAACTAGTAACACTGCACTTTGCATGACATTTATGACTTATTTACCCAACCATTTGATGCTGTAGAAGATTGTAAATTGTAAGAATCTATCATTCAATATGCATTAAcgaaattatagaaaataatacaaCCTGGAAGATAAAAGTAACAGCAATTACACGTAAAGCCCATTTCACAAATTGGGCTATGCCGACATCCACACTTCCATCTTCAGCAACAACAAATTTCCGCACAAGCCAATATCCAAAAGCAGCTCCAGCAAGTACGATTCCAACTAGCAAGAATACAAGCACCTATAGacaaaaaaaggtaaaaaatgaCAATACTGCAATGGAGAAACAAGGAAAATTTGTGATTATAACTGGCCATGGGGATGTATCATGCGAATGAGAATTCTAGTTATGCACAACTACACAGGTATTTAACTGAGAAAGAATAGAGAGTCCAAAAAGAATAGTGTTAATAAGTGAGCAGCTTACCAGTGCAAAAGGGCACAGTATTATACAAACATTTACAGAACAAATAAGATTAATCTATAACCTGCGACACAACTTTAAGCTCGCAAAATCTCTAAAAGAGAAGCATGTTGCTTTTGCATGTTAGCTTATTGTACATATACTTCCGGTATTAACTACAGTTAATACAGCTACGAGTATTAACTCTACACGGAACTCTTTCTCAGCTGTAATCTGCATAACAGTTGTTTGATAACTCCAAGGTCTGTGGCCAACTCAATCAAATAGATCCAGAAGAGGGTAGGCAAGCTTCAATACAAAATACTTTACTAATTTTCCATTACCCAAGGAGAGTCTCGTGTACAGCAGGAGGTATCTAAAACATATTGACGTTTTTCAATGGCAGaataatagataaataattcTGAAGTTCATCCCATTCATGAAGGTGATAGAGATAACAatggtatttatatatacacgcacatatagatatatagatatatattctTCCAGTTCTTGCATCaaagaataactacaagtacTTACAGGGTTGTGCATCTCTTCACTGATCCCAAAATTGACAAGAATTGAGTTGACAAACGTTGAGAGTCGATTCAGTAAAAAAGTGCCAGCGCCAAGCTGAAATATAACACAGCAgaccaaatataaataaacatcTATATTAAAAACAGGGGGAAGGAAGAGAAAGCATTGGTCTCTCCGACCACAGAGATGACATAATATCATGAACGCTTACCGCCAAGCCACATATTGTGCTATATAGAGCATTTTTCCTGCCAGTTGGCAACAGTTTCATTCCCTGAAAGACAAtgcaaaaaaaatgtaatggaCCACAAAAACAAATCTCAGACTTGAAACTTCACTGTAGTGAAAGAAATGCAACCGGGATAATACAGAGAGGCACCAAATgcaattcaaagaaaattaccTAACATGGGATCCCATGTAGTCCATTAAGTGAAACTATTCAACCTTACAGGTAAACAAGTAAACAAACCAAATATCATATAGAACAATGTCCATATAGAATGCAGACCAATTTTCTGAGAAAGATTGTTCAAGAATCAACCTGCCAACAAGAAAACCCTCTAGAAGGAACTCAAAAGAAAACTAGCATGTAcatattgtgtgtgtgtatgtgtatgtgtgtgtgtgagagagagagagagaggtacCAATGTGTGCTAAAAGTCCTCGAACTCtcaaaagtaataaaactGTTTGCTTGTATTATATATGTCCATTTTGTGCAACTCAGTATCAGAAAAAACATTCAGTTGTTTTAAGTTTTTTCCGTCATGTATGCTGGATAAGTAAAGGGATCCTACTCATGACTCAACATTCAAACCGACCACAAGAACAATAAGACAAACAAAGAAGGGGAAAATTGAGTAATGGCACTAGATCTTGCCAGAAGAAGCTAGAGTCACTTCAAGTCTATTTCCTGTGTCTTTCCTCAAATCGTTAGATTCTACTTTACTCAATGTAATATGCACACTTATTATTCTCTGGAAACCAGAGATGGTCTCCAAGTATCATAAGGATATCCAAATCATACTGTTCCTGGTTGAACCTTTGCTGACATATCCCAGGaaaggaagaagatgaaagaGATCAGGACAAGGCAAAAAGAGAAGCCACACAGTATGTGTCCTTTGAACTTAATTTAGTTCTGCAGATAACAGCAGATTCCTTTTGCAATTAACTTACTTTCTTTTgccaaaatattttccaaacAAAAAGTCAGCCACTAGTTAACTGGGTTCAAATATTCAGATTTGCCTTCAACCATCGTCTTTTTAAATCAACAAACAAAGCATCACATATCCTATGACTTGTCCCATGATAGGCAACTTCTCTAGCATTTAGCAACGATTTTCAATTTGGCACTTCCAAATTTCCCATCAGCAACCACAAGGTTCCTTCattattacagaaaaaaacTGCTAAATTAATAGCCAGGCGTAATACAGAAACCTCATACTGCCTCACATCTGCAACTAAAATAGGTTTTTAATATTAGCTAGCAGTATCTGCTGATAAGTTTCACAAAACGGATCTAACGAGTGAAAGCAAAGGAACTAacaaggagaaaaagaaaaagataaggTTATGGAACTGGAAATTATATCagcatttatattaaatatatgaaggTACCTGGAAGAGAAGAATTATCACGACAAGACAAATCCCAATTGCCATCGAGCTGCTATAGTAAAAAGGAACCCAGCTGCTAACAATTGGTGCCAGCAGcaataaaacaaaaccaatAGCCAGACAGATCAAACGCCATCTGTGAAACTCTGCAATAAAAACCAAGACATGGCGAGGATGTGAGTGCGATTGCATGTGATGGAAcacaaagaaagagagaagaagaagataattATGTATGAGACTCAACTAGATTACAAGAGCATCATGTCAGAATAAGAAACTCAAGCACACAGAAAATTACCTAATCCAACGGTGACGGTCACAGAACCCGACAAGTTATTGACAAACTTCACATCAATGTATCTGTCTACATAAGGGGAAACAATAGAGCTCCATGCTCCACTCTGGATACTTTCCCAGTTATCACTCTCACATTGACACAAGCCAAGTGAAGAATTGCtgcaaaagaaattttttatggggTTAAAAGTGtccataataaaaaatcttagCACAGAAAATGCTAAAATGAGACAGAATCAATCTCTTCTTTTACTTGTGTAAACAAATCTGAATTTTCTTGTACAATTTCTCCTGAATTTCATCTGATGGGACCAAAGTAATCCTGTGGGCACTTGAATAACTCCCTAGCTTTAGTCTTGATAAACCAGAGACAGGGACACGTGCACACCGCACAACATCTCCCGGTGGAACAGATCCCACAAACACAGCCGGAGTGGCAATAACTACTTCACGATGCTCCACATCACTACCTGAAAGTTTAAAACAATGCATCAGTAACTATTCATGGACATGAAACAAGAACAATTGAGCATATTATTCTCATCTAATCAGTTATGCAATCAAGAGGTTTACGTTTTCAAACCTAGCTTTTCCTCAAACCAATAGCTGTCTTTCCATTAAAATACATCAAATATCAGATGCAACCGCCCTTTCAGAAggttaaaaatatgaatatcaAAACCCAGCGATTCTTCTAAGCTTCCAGCGGTTAACATAATACCATGGCCATTAACTAAGAACCATGTAAAAGTAGCCCAAACCCCGCATATATTCCTACCAAAAAGACTTGAAACACCAAATAAGAATAAAGCATGAAATGTTCACTCATGTTCTGCACCCACCAAAAATGTGCAGCTAGGGCCAAGTACGAATTCTAGGGAAGAATATAGAAGTTATCTAATCTTAAACCCGCAATCATTTaccagaattttttttcttcgtccggaaaaaaaatacaaacaaacaaGTATACATCAAAATGTCGAAACGAACAACACCTGCCCCCAACCCAAcccagaaaacaaaaacagaaaaattcCCAAACTGCAAGACAATGCAAAGAAACTTAACATACTGGGACAGCTTCTTTTATACGCTTGATACCTACAATTACATTCCTAGCTTACTTTGCACGCACTACTAAATACGAGAATTACACAATTCAAAAACCCATCATCAGTATACAGAATGCTGCAAACAAAACCTAGTCTAGCAATATTCATctcaaaaacaaattacaaacaTTAGGTTAAAGTAATCGCGAAGAATAACCCCATTAAAACCCCGTGCTCGCGAGAACCACTTACCAGCGAGTGCTGCCACGTGCCCCGAGCGAGAAGACACGGCGATCAAAAGCACAAAGTAGAAcacaacagcagcagcagtggCAGATGCGGAGAACGCCATAGCTGTTCCTTCGAGGCGAAGCCAAGGAGGAAACTCTAGGAAAAGCGCGCCCAAATCTTGGGAGTATTTATTGTTCGACTCAGTGGTTTTGGGGTGATTTTGCAATTTCCGGATTTTTTATGGGCTTAAGAATAAACAGGAGGACCTTTTTTGGGGCCACAAAGACGGTTTGTCAATGTCGCTGTGGGTCCGGCTTAAAATTTGGGTCCGAACCGCCGGtctagtcttttttttttttttttaaattacaacgaacttttataaaatttgatataatcataaatattattttattatttgaaaaattataaatactctgtaatatttattaatattatgtaattcttgttAGAGATTTATAATTGCAACTTTCCACTTgtcatattttttcctttatgacaaacaaaaattataacataaatCCAACaagatggatgaaaattttaaaaatattaaaagaatatccacttaattcataaaaaagatcagatactttctaaaaataagtaaaattataattcataatttacaaagatattttatcaatttacaaaaaaaaattaatctacaacttaacaatttttaatgaattgggctaattgttaaaTGGctgataaaatcaaaagatattGATAATCTTTTAAACAACAATGGGGTATTTTAActagagttaattatattttgtcatctgAATTATAAccgtttttatactttaatatctaaattttattttgtgtcaacttgccatctcaactttacaaaattttccaCTTTAcatttaaaactttttctcaaccaatttttttatcaaaaaaatcacatgcagtACATgtgtgatatttaagggttgtttatatgatatttgtcatatatgcACAGAATGTGATGTTTtcccaaacaaaaaaaatcaataaaaaaaaccctttTATATGACAAAGTGAAAATTTCGTATAGTTGAAATGACAAATtgatacacaaaaaaaaaattaaatatcaaagtgtaaaaacagaTATAgtttaaatgacaaaatataatttaccctttaaattataccaaacttcaaGAAAGCT
This Sesamum indicum cultivar Zhongzhi No. 13 linkage group LG5, S_indicum_v1.0, whole genome shotgun sequence DNA region includes the following protein-coding sequences:
- the LOC105162827 gene encoding uncharacterized protein LOC105162827 codes for the protein MAFSASATAAAVVFYFVLLIAVSSRSGHVAALAGSDVEHREVVIATPAVFVGSVPPGDVVRCARVPVSGLSRLKLGSYSSAHRITLVPSDEIQEKLYKKIQICLHNNSSLGLCQCESDNWESIQSGAWSSIVSPYVDRYIDVKFVNNLSGSVTVTVGLEFHRWRLICLAIGFVLLLLAPIVSSWVPFYYSSSMAIGICLVVIILLFQGMKLLPTGRKNALYSTICGLALGAGTFLLNRLSTFVNSILVNFGISEEMHNPVLVFLLVGIVLAGAAFGYWLVRKFVVAEDGSVDVGIAQFVKWALRVIAVTFIFQSTLDTPLAMALLVSLLGIYFSLTSLKWGGLGVSTYSVDRSPLRQSGIRLNKNKRAEFLSRSATVTPRGSLWKSNKSSPAWSNSPVKGVVTPSSRKSTSISGDYYSTFHKTPNRKKFSEEEWRDFTEESTRQALAEWASSPEFTDWVINHADRIQIQPEASSEESIGSGSDSTDEHLAQSSSLRGLFRSRRL